A section of the Chryseobacterium ginsenosidimutans genome encodes:
- a CDS encoding TonB-dependent receptor encodes MAKLYFILFLFSGLFLLSQKRDSATLISEVKIDVYKKPTTFIVSTKSVSVVSENLLNQNTPERLLESLNQIAGARMEERSPGSYRISLRGSTLRSPFGVRNVKVYLDDFILSDVSGNTYFNLISPELIDRMEIYKGPESGDYGAVTGGTVLLQTKKSDNVSANLSVGSYGTFNQSFTFSKHLKKHFVEVFQNYYQTDSYREQSKVQRKQIFVKDNFQYSEKAILKGMMLYSDLDYQTPGGLTWEQMQFNRKQARPTTPALPGAKEQDAGIRNKMILAGLSHEFNINPNFSHFILVQGSYVDFENPFITNFENRFEKNFSVRTHLNYEKNWEKISLAYRFGFEGGINDILIKNYDNNTGIEGNPQNFDKIKNTSGFYFLSQKLNVNENLFTDLSISLNSNSYEWERFYPRSENGAVKFKNQWLPNFGVTYLLAKGFSVRGKIGKGNSAPTNEEIRSSNQEFNQNLIPEYGWNKEIGIRKQFGNSIFVEGSYFDFRMKDAIVRRQNEAGQEYFVNSGETVQKGVEVVLESQNFNIKNNIFSNFKFKFSGSFYQFTFQNYRQVDQDFSGNDLTGVPKTTINSLLNFTFFKKLYVDYSHFYTSKVPLNDANSVWSVSSFVGNIQFRFPVNFKKTRLNLSFQIQNLYNTDYVLGFDINAFGNRYYNPAAKRSFIFGVKVVF; translated from the coding sequence ATGGCAAAACTATATTTTATTCTTTTTCTATTTTCCGGGTTATTTTTACTTTCTCAAAAAAGAGATTCTGCAACATTAATTTCGGAAGTGAAAATTGATGTATACAAAAAGCCGACAACTTTCATCGTTTCTACAAAATCTGTTTCTGTGGTTTCTGAAAATTTACTAAATCAAAACACTCCGGAAAGACTGCTGGAATCTCTAAACCAGATTGCAGGAGCAAGAATGGAGGAGCGCTCTCCTGGAAGTTACAGAATTTCGCTTCGTGGAAGTACGTTGAGATCACCTTTTGGAGTCCGAAATGTCAAAGTTTATCTTGATGATTTTATTCTGTCAGATGTTTCTGGAAACACTTATTTTAACCTTATTTCTCCTGAATTAATTGATAGAATGGAAATTTATAAAGGTCCTGAAAGTGGTGATTACGGTGCTGTTACAGGAGGAACGGTTTTATTGCAGACAAAAAAATCGGATAACGTTTCTGCGAATCTTTCAGTGGGAAGTTATGGTACGTTTAACCAAAGTTTCACTTTTTCTAAGCATTTGAAAAAACATTTTGTCGAGGTTTTTCAGAATTATTATCAGACCGATTCTTACAGGGAACAATCCAAAGTGCAACGGAAACAGATTTTCGTAAAAGACAATTTTCAATATTCAGAAAAAGCAATCTTAAAAGGTATGATGTTATATTCTGATTTGGATTATCAAACTCCGGGAGGATTGACGTGGGAACAGATGCAGTTTAATAGAAAACAGGCACGGCCTACAACACCAGCACTTCCCGGTGCAAAAGAACAGGATGCAGGAATAAGAAATAAAATGATTTTAGCAGGACTTTCTCATGAATTTAATATCAACCCAAATTTTTCGCATTTTATTTTGGTTCAGGGTTCTTACGTTGATTTTGAAAATCCTTTTATCACCAATTTTGAGAACCGTTTTGAGAAGAATTTTTCCGTGAGAACCCATCTTAATTATGAAAAAAACTGGGAGAAAATTTCATTAGCTTACCGATTTGGCTTTGAAGGTGGAATTAATGATATTTTGATTAAAAACTATGATAATAACACAGGAATTGAAGGGAATCCGCAGAATTTTGATAAGATTAAAAACACTTCCGGATTTTATTTTCTTTCACAAAAATTAAATGTTAACGAAAATCTTTTTACGGATCTTTCGATTAGCTTAAATTCAAATTCTTACGAGTGGGAAAGATTTTATCCAAGATCAGAAAACGGAGCTGTAAAGTTTAAGAACCAATGGCTTCCAAATTTTGGTGTGACATATCTTTTGGCAAAAGGATTTTCAGTAAGAGGAAAAATAGGGAAGGGGAATTCTGCGCCGACGAATGAAGAAATTCGCTCTTCTAATCAGGAATTTAATCAAAATTTAATTCCGGAATATGGGTGGAATAAAGAAATTGGGATTAGAAAACAGTTTGGAAATTCTATTTTTGTAGAAGGAAGTTATTTTGATTTCAGAATGAAAGATGCGATTGTCAGAAGACAAAATGAAGCTGGGCAGGAATATTTTGTCAATTCCGGAGAAACAGTTCAAAAAGGTGTTGAAGTTGTGTTGGAATCTCAAAATTTCAATATAAAGAATAATATTTTCAGTAATTTCAAGTTCAAATTTTCGGGAAGTTTTTATCAGTTTACATTTCAAAATTACAGACAGGTTGATCAGGATTTCTCAGGAAATGACTTAACAGGAGTTCCGAAAACTACAATAAACAGTTTGCTGAATTTCACTTTCTTCAAAAAATTATATGTTGATTATTCACATTTTTATACTTCAAAAGTACCTTTGAATGATGCGAATTCCGTTTGGTCTGTATCAAGTTTTGTAGGAAACATCCAATTTAGATTTCCTGTAAATTTTAAAAAAACGAGATTAAATTTATCTTTCCAGATTCAGAATTTGTACAATACCGATTATGTGTTGGGGTTTGATATCAATGCTTTCGGAAACAGGTATTACAATCCGGCAGCAAAAAGAAGTTTTATTTTTGGGGTAAAGGTTGTTTTTTGA
- a CDS encoding YpdA family putative bacillithiol disulfide reductase yields MEILDILIIGAGPIGLNCALEAKKNNFSYLIIEKGTIVNSLYNYPLYMRFFSTAEKLEIDEIPFISTAPKPGRQEALEYYQGIARQKNININLYEKVEKITKINNVFEIETSKGKYFAKNVIISTGFYDIPNLMNIPGENLPKVKHYYTEPYPYAKQKIVVVGSSNSSVDAALETYRKGADVTMIIRHSEISKSVKYWVKPDIENRISEGSIQAHFNAEIIEIKDKTVIFKDENEETKEIENDFVLAMTGYLPDFDFLKNSGIELQGDCLNPLYHPETMETNVEHLYLAGVVCGGKDTHLWFIENSRIHAEMIVQHILAK; encoded by the coding sequence ATGGAAATTCTGGATATTCTCATTATAGGAGCCGGTCCCATCGGACTGAATTGTGCCCTTGAAGCTAAAAAAAATAATTTCTCATATTTAATTATAGAAAAAGGAACAATTGTTAATTCTTTATACAATTATCCTTTATATATGCGATTCTTTTCTACGGCAGAAAAACTGGAAATTGATGAAATTCCATTTATATCAACCGCTCCGAAACCGGGAAGACAGGAAGCTTTAGAATATTATCAGGGAATTGCAAGACAGAAAAACATTAACATTAATCTGTATGAAAAGGTAGAAAAGATTACAAAAATTAATAATGTTTTTGAAATTGAGACTTCTAAAGGAAAATATTTCGCCAAAAATGTAATTATCTCAACAGGATTCTACGACATTCCAAATCTGATGAACATTCCGGGTGAAAATTTACCGAAAGTAAAACATTATTATACTGAGCCTTATCCTTATGCAAAACAGAAAATTGTAGTCGTAGGATCTAGCAATTCATCAGTAGATGCTGCTTTGGAAACATACAGAAAAGGGGCTGATGTGACTATGATAATCCGTCATTCTGAAATATCTAAAAGCGTGAAATATTGGGTAAAACCTGATATTGAAAACAGAATTTCAGAAGGAAGTATTCAGGCACATTTTAATGCTGAAATCATCGAAATTAAAGACAAAACCGTCATTTTTAAAGATGAAAATGAAGAAACCAAGGAAATAGAAAATGATTTTGTGCTCGCAATGACAGGTTATTTACCTGACTTTGATTTTCTAAAAAATTCCGGCATTGAATTACAAGGTGATTGTTTGAATCCACTTTATCATCCTGAGACTATGGAAACGAATGTGGAACATCTTTATTTGGCTGGTGTAGTTTGCGGCGGAAAAGATACACATCTTTGGTTTATAGAAAACTCAAGAATTCATGCAGAAATGATTGTTCAGCATATTTTAGCAAAATAG
- a CDS encoding glycosyl transferase family 1, which yields MEQKKILIITYYWPPAGGPGVQRWLKFAKYLPEFGWEPIIFTPENPSYPLLDETLMKDVPKNIEIIKTKIWEPYQLAEKLNKSNKKFKAGQFDVGKNQSWKSKLSIWVRGNFFIPDARIFWVKPSVKFLENYLKENKIDVIVTSGPPHSLHLIGLNLKKKLPNLKWIADFRDPWTEISYYKHLKLTKSSDQKHRQLESDVFKNADITLATSYTDAENFRKHGATSFCITNGFDESDSGENTNKPISKSDKFTLSYIGVLEQLRNPENLWNVLDDLVKTNPYFAENFTLKFAGRIDDKILSSIENTSLKNHILNLGYLSHDKAIEEMAKSSLLLITNFPNESSKGIIPGKIFEYLATGKLIISFGPNDADVSKILNETNAGKHFSYNESETIKDFILEKFERWKNGNLLDNTQNIEQFSRRNLTKKLVEILD from the coding sequence ATGGAACAAAAAAAAATATTGATCATCACCTATTACTGGCCTCCTGCGGGAGGTCCTGGCGTTCAAAGGTGGCTGAAATTTGCAAAATATTTACCCGAATTTGGCTGGGAACCGATCATTTTCACCCCTGAAAACCCTAGCTATCCGTTGTTGGACGAAACCTTGATGAAAGATGTTCCTAAAAATATTGAAATCATAAAAACAAAAATCTGGGAACCTTATCAATTAGCTGAAAAGCTAAATAAAAGCAATAAAAAATTCAAAGCCGGACAGTTTGATGTTGGTAAAAATCAAAGCTGGAAATCTAAACTTTCAATTTGGGTAAGGGGGAATTTCTTCATTCCTGATGCAAGGATTTTTTGGGTAAAACCTTCCGTAAAATTCCTGGAAAATTATTTAAAAGAAAATAAAATTGATGTAATCGTAACGTCGGGGCCACCTCACTCGTTACATTTAATTGGTTTAAATTTAAAAAAGAAACTTCCCAATCTAAAATGGATTGCAGACTTTCGTGATCCGTGGACGGAAATTTCTTACTATAAACATTTAAAACTGACCAAAAGTTCTGACCAAAAGCACCGTCAGCTAGAAAGTGATGTTTTCAAAAATGCCGATATTACCTTGGCGACAAGTTATACAGATGCAGAGAACTTTCGCAAACACGGAGCAACTTCATTTTGTATTACAAATGGTTTTGATGAAAGTGATTCAGGTGAAAATACGAATAAACCAATCAGTAAGTCAGACAAATTTACACTGAGCTACATTGGAGTTTTAGAACAACTGAGAAATCCTGAAAATCTTTGGAATGTACTTGATGATTTAGTGAAAACCAATCCCTATTTTGCGGAAAATTTCACATTAAAATTTGCAGGAAGAATAGATGATAAAATTTTAAGCTCCATTGAAAACACCAGTTTAAAAAATCATATTCTGAATCTGGGATATCTTTCTCACGATAAAGCCATCGAGGAAATGGCGAAATCTTCACTTTTATTGATCACGAATTTTCCCAACGAATCTTCAAAAGGAATTATTCCCGGAAAAATTTTCGAATACCTGGCAACAGGAAAACTAATTATTTCGTTTGGACCGAATGATGCAGATGTTTCAAAAATTTTAAATGAAACCAACGCAGGAAAACATTTCAGTTATAACGAATCTGAAACGATAAAAGATTTTATTTTAGAAAAATTTGAACGGTGGAAAAACGGGAATCTTCTTGACAATACTCAAAATATAGAGCAATTTTCAAGAAGAAACTTAACTAAAAAATTGGTTGAAATCTTAGATTAA
- a CDS encoding YfhO family protein, with protein MAKNKNLIYIAISLVVFIVLAFLYSTPVFTGKQLFQHDIVQYRGGAKELLDYRADTGNETYWSDSMFGGMPTYQMGSQFKGDIIKQIDNKLNFLPRPVNYLFLLFGGFFLLGMVAVRNWKYALLGATFFGLSTYFYIAIAAGHNGKINTIEYFAPLLAGILLVYIRRQYIWGFIVTTLFMGLQIAANHPQMTYYLFLALGFLFLSELIRAIQKKIPMKHFLVSSGIIAASCLIGVGMNSQRIMANAEYIKETVRGKQILTNNSHTEGNSGMDKESMLMWSYGKLETLNLFIPRLMGGGSQEPEGKEMMAKIQELIQENVGSQTEYDRISKGFGNLTYWGDQPGTSGPAYQGAIVCFLAILGFFFAWKKYRYWILGATILTVFLAWGSNFMVFSDFFIDFVPFYNKFRAPSSILVVVELLFPLIAIIGLYRFFTDEKLTEEYKKKILLYVGGGTLGFVLILLIFGKALLGFHTENEKTYLPPFLLDYLVDERFKLFRIDAIKAFIYVAIAAAALFLVLKQKLNQNIALLIIGVVSLFDLWSVNKRYLNDDNYVDKIFAENPFQTESSDLMAEKVQGNPNLEPILANVNVNKTLETIAEKDKTHYRIFNNILGTFSETNTSYFKSSIGGYHAVKLRRYDDVINEYFQVMDSVKVPNILNLLNAKYLVLGGPEKPQAIPNPRANGNAWFVSDLKFADSPNQEIKSIGVIDSKRTAVIAASDKKYFDRKPVQADSTAFINLTKYQPNELEFKSQSKTPQLAVFSEIYYPHGWKFFIDEKEVPYIKADYLLRAVHVPAGNHHVRMVFEPEVIETGKWFSLISFGLFILLSGFGIFWMNKNKKKEILIEENA; from the coding sequence ATGGCGAAAAATAAAAACTTAATTTATATTGCAATTTCATTAGTTGTATTTATAGTTTTAGCATTTTTATATTCCACTCCTGTGTTTACAGGAAAACAACTTTTCCAACACGATATCGTGCAATATCGAGGCGGTGCGAAAGAGCTTTTAGACTATAGAGCAGACACCGGAAACGAAACCTATTGGAGCGATTCCATGTTTGGAGGTATGCCGACTTATCAGATGGGAAGCCAGTTTAAAGGAGATATCATTAAACAAATTGATAATAAGTTAAACTTTCTTCCAAGGCCCGTCAATTATCTTTTTTTGCTTTTCGGAGGATTTTTTCTTTTAGGAATGGTCGCCGTAAGAAACTGGAAATATGCCCTTTTGGGAGCTACTTTCTTCGGACTTTCAACTTATTTTTACATTGCCATTGCGGCAGGACACAACGGTAAAATTAATACCATTGAATATTTTGCGCCACTTTTAGCCGGAATTTTACTCGTCTATATCCGCAGACAGTATATTTGGGGATTTATTGTCACAACACTGTTTATGGGACTTCAGATCGCGGCGAATCACCCGCAAATGACGTATTACCTGTTCTTGGCATTAGGATTTTTATTCTTATCTGAATTAATCAGGGCGATCCAGAAAAAGATTCCGATGAAGCATTTTTTGGTTTCTTCAGGAATTATTGCAGCTTCTTGTTTAATCGGAGTTGGAATGAATTCTCAAAGAATCATGGCCAATGCTGAATATATCAAAGAAACCGTTCGCGGAAAACAAATCTTAACAAACAACAGTCATACCGAAGGAAATTCAGGAATGGATAAAGAAAGTATGCTGATGTGGAGCTATGGCAAACTTGAAACTTTAAATCTTTTTATTCCAAGATTAATGGGAGGCGGAAGCCAGGAGCCTGAAGGAAAAGAAATGATGGCAAAAATTCAGGAATTAATTCAGGAAAATGTAGGTTCTCAAACTGAATATGATAGAATTTCTAAAGGATTTGGAAATTTGACGTATTGGGGAGATCAACCTGGAACTTCCGGACCGGCTTATCAGGGAGCAATCGTTTGTTTCTTAGCTATTTTAGGGTTCTTTTTCGCCTGGAAAAAATACCGCTACTGGATTTTAGGAGCAACAATTCTGACAGTCTTTTTGGCTTGGGGAAGTAATTTTATGGTATTTTCAGATTTCTTTATTGATTTTGTTCCTTTTTATAACAAATTCAGAGCACCTTCTTCAATCTTGGTTGTAGTAGAATTATTATTTCCTCTAATCGCCATTATTGGTTTATACAGATTCTTTACAGACGAAAAATTGACGGAAGAATATAAAAAGAAAATTCTTCTTTATGTTGGCGGCGGAACTTTAGGATTTGTATTAATTCTGCTCATTTTCGGAAAAGCTTTATTAGGTTTCCATACAGAAAATGAAAAAACTTATCTCCCTCCTTTCCTGTTAGATTATCTGGTTGACGAGAGGTTTAAACTATTCAGAATTGACGCTATTAAAGCATTTATTTATGTTGCGATTGCAGCGGCAGCACTGTTCTTGGTTTTAAAGCAAAAATTAAATCAGAATATCGCTTTACTCATCATCGGAGTAGTAAGTTTATTTGATCTTTGGTCTGTAAACAAACGTTATTTAAATGATGATAATTATGTTGATAAAATATTTGCTGAAAACCCTTTCCAGACAGAAAGTTCAGATTTAATGGCTGAAAAAGTTCAGGGAAACCCAAATCTGGAACCGATTTTAGCAAATGTAAATGTTAATAAAACACTGGAAACAATCGCTGAAAAAGATAAAACACATTACAGAATTTTCAATAATATTTTAGGAACATTCAGTGAGACTAATACATCATATTTCAAGTCTTCAATAGGAGGTTATCATGCTGTAAAATTGAGAAGATATGATGACGTGATCAATGAATATTTCCAAGTAATGGATTCTGTAAAAGTTCCGAATATACTGAACCTTCTAAATGCAAAATATCTTGTTTTAGGAGGTCCTGAAAAGCCTCAAGCAATACCAAATCCGAGAGCAAACGGAAATGCATGGTTTGTGAGTGATTTGAAATTTGCAGATTCTCCCAATCAGGAAATTAAATCAATCGGCGTCATTGACAGTAAAAGAACAGCTGTAATCGCAGCTTCTGACAAAAAATATTTTGATAGAAAACCTGTTCAGGCAGATTCAACAGCATTTATTAATTTAACGAAATATCAACCGAATGAATTAGAATTTAAATCTCAATCAAAAACTCCGCAATTGGCTGTATTTTCTGAGATTTATTACCCTCACGGTTGGAAATTCTTCATTGACGAAAAAGAAGTTCCTTACATTAAAGCTGATTATTTACTTCGGGCAGTTCACGTTCCAGCCGGAAATCACCATGTTAGAATGGTTTTTGAACCTGAAGTAATAGAAACAGGAAAATGGTTTTCTCTTATTTCATTCGGATTATTTATCTTGTTAAGTGGATTTGGGATTTTTTGGATGAATAAAAACAAGAAGAAAGAAATTTTAATTGAAGAAAACGCTTAA
- a CDS encoding DUF6263 family protein, whose translation MKNIAAIALISTIALVSCNKKETTKVTKFDPKTGKTITVEVPADSVAKVEANPAIKDSAGIYIQTFKLEKGKTYPLTTYQRDTKTMSDPKGQTINGTSESTDEMSFTVNDIKGNIYDITLNLIAKRNSQTSQGKTIVVDTKLPIPKEEDLKMIWNINRALTGNKLNMKMDTKGNVISITGFDAVYAKVANSVGTIVKDKNQKESIVASLKESFNEKVLKDQFNKNLTIIPKKGAKVGEKWTNSENADAQGKIKVTSNYILKSVGNGIAEISVTGGIPKKTEKQAQGEVTHSLSSELSQNGTIKFDQNTGWITNQNISVKTTQIETISNGKESQSMKSVSNSSVMVNPSVK comes from the coding sequence ATGAAAAATATAGCAGCAATAGCGCTTATCTCAACAATAGCATTGGTTTCTTGCAACAAAAAAGAAACTACAAAAGTTACAAAATTTGATCCTAAAACCGGGAAAACAATTACGGTAGAAGTTCCGGCTGATTCTGTAGCAAAAGTTGAAGCAAATCCTGCTATTAAAGATTCTGCAGGAATTTATATACAGACTTTCAAATTGGAAAAAGGAAAAACTTATCCTTTAACAACATATCAGAGAGATACAAAAACAATGTCTGATCCTAAAGGACAAACGATTAACGGAACAAGCGAATCGACTGATGAAATGTCTTTTACCGTAAATGATATTAAAGGAAATATTTATGATATCACTTTAAATCTTATTGCAAAAAGAAATTCTCAGACTTCTCAGGGAAAAACTATTGTGGTAGATACCAAATTGCCTATTCCGAAAGAAGAGGACCTGAAAATGATCTGGAATATCAACAGAGCACTTACGGGAAATAAGCTAAACATGAAGATGGATACGAAAGGAAATGTAATTTCGATCACTGGTTTTGATGCTGTTTATGCTAAGGTTGCTAATTCTGTCGGTACCATTGTGAAAGACAAGAATCAAAAAGAAAGCATTGTAGCAAGTCTTAAAGAATCTTTTAATGAAAAAGTTTTAAAAGACCAATTCAATAAAAACTTAACTATCATCCCTAAAAAAGGAGCAAAAGTTGGAGAAAAATGGACAAACAGTGAAAATGCCGATGCACAAGGGAAAATTAAAGTTACATCAAATTACATTTTAAAAAGTGTAGGAAACGGTATCGCTGAAATCTCTGTAACAGGAGGAATTCCTAAAAAAACCGAAAAGCAGGCTCAAGGAGAAGTTACCCACAGCTTAAGCAGTGAATTGTCACAAAACGGAACAATTAAATTTGATCAGAATACAGGATGGATCACCAACCAGAATATTTCTGTAAAAACAACACAGATTGAAACCATTTCAAACGGAAAAGAATCTCAATCTATGAAAAGTGTTTCCAATTCTTCTGTAATGGTAAATCCTTCTGTGAAATAA
- a CDS encoding serine hydrolase domain-containing protein has protein sequence MKIQLLLPLCFAIFSCNSQNKKIPTDNPMKTELDKLVQKEASVYMENPARVGISIGIFKDGKSYFYNYGTTELGKSELPTSKSVYEIASITKTFTGTLLAHALVDGKIKPDDDIRKYLDGNYPNLEFEKHSITVAHLTNHSSGLPQFLPDQSETFKKPMDSVALILSDFYKNYSKKKFYEDLHQAKLAFVPGTDYKYSNVATQIAGDILEKVYHKSYEDLLSEYITKPLNMSRTIVGTDSSKLLTCYNEKGKVMPRNITTIMAPTGGILSTTEDLVKYMQYHLNEKDKYVKASHTPTVKGEGDQIGLYWRLNNYDDGTKTIYHTGGTFGFSSVLQIYPSKNMGIVVLSNESDAESQGKLQDIADGILRNNSKK, from the coding sequence ATGAAAATCCAATTGCTTTTACCATTGTGCTTCGCGATATTCTCGTGTAATTCACAAAACAAGAAAATTCCTACAGACAATCCTATGAAAACTGAACTTGATAAACTTGTTCAAAAGGAAGCGTCTGTTTATATGGAAAATCCAGCTCGTGTCGGGATTTCCATAGGTATTTTTAAGGATGGTAAAAGTTATTTTTATAATTATGGAACAACAGAATTAGGAAAATCAGAACTTCCGACTTCCAAAAGTGTTTATGAGATTGCATCTATCACAAAAACATTTACAGGAACACTTTTAGCTCATGCTTTGGTAGATGGTAAAATAAAGCCGGATGATGATATCCGAAAATATTTAGATGGAAATTATCCAAATCTTGAGTTTGAAAAACATTCGATAACGGTTGCTCATCTTACGAATCATTCTTCGGGACTTCCACAATTTTTGCCGGATCAGTCTGAAACATTTAAAAAGCCGATGGATTCTGTAGCTTTGATATTATCTGATTTTTACAAAAATTACTCTAAGAAGAAATTTTATGAAGATCTTCATCAGGCTAAATTGGCTTTTGTACCCGGAACAGATTATAAATACTCCAATGTGGCAACACAGATTGCAGGTGATATTTTAGAAAAGGTATATCATAAAAGTTATGAAGATTTACTTTCAGAATATATAACAAAGCCTTTAAATATGAGTCGAACCATTGTTGGTACAGATTCTTCAAAGCTATTGACTTGTTATAATGAAAAAGGAAAAGTAATGCCTAGAAATATTACAACGATTATGGCTCCAACAGGCGGAATTCTTTCAACAACAGAAGATTTGGTAAAATACATGCAATATCATCTGAATGAAAAGGATAAATATGTAAAAGCCTCTCACACTCCCACTGTAAAAGGTGAAGGTGATCAAATAGGATTATATTGGAGATTAAATAATTACGATGATGGAACAAAAACTATTTATCATACAGGCGGAACATTTGGTTTTTCGAGTGTGCTTCAGATTTATCCTTCAAAAAATATGGGTATAGTGGTCCTTTCAAATGAATCTGACGCCGAATCTCAAGGAAAACTGCAAGATATTGCAGATGGTATATTAAGAAATAACAGTAAAAAATAA
- the rlmB gene encoding 23S rRNA (guanosine(2251)-2'-O)-methyltransferase RlmB, producing MTDKKDDFIFGLRPVIEAIEAGKTIDKVFVQNALQGDIYAELKTILAKNKIRPNYVPVEKLNRFTRKNHQGVVAFISDVPFHKVEDIVPQLFEEGKTPFLLILDRLTDVRNFGAICRTAECVGVHAVIIPEKGGAPINSDAIKTSAGALYNIKICKEPNLAHVVDFLQQSGISVFAASEKAQKLIYDVNFTEPCAIVMGNEETGISKEVLHHADEKIKLPIEGKTQSLNVSVACGAILYEAVRQKMTVTTNL from the coding sequence ATGACAGATAAAAAAGACGATTTTATTTTCGGGCTTCGTCCGGTAATTGAAGCAATTGAAGCAGGAAAAACAATTGATAAAGTTTTCGTGCAAAACGCATTGCAAGGGGATATTTATGCAGAATTGAAGACAATTTTAGCCAAAAATAAAATACGTCCCAACTATGTTCCGGTTGAAAAACTGAACAGATTTACAAGAAAAAACCATCAGGGTGTTGTCGCATTTATATCTGATGTTCCGTTTCATAAAGTGGAAGACATTGTTCCTCAATTATTTGAAGAAGGAAAAACTCCATTTCTATTGATTTTGGATCGATTGACAGATGTTAGAAATTTCGGAGCCATCTGCAGAACTGCAGAATGTGTTGGCGTTCACGCCGTGATCATTCCGGAAAAAGGAGGAGCACCTATTAATTCTGATGCTATAAAAACCTCAGCAGGAGCACTTTATAATATTAAAATTTGCAAAGAACCTAATCTTGCGCACGTTGTAGATTTTCTTCAACAAAGCGGAATTTCTGTATTTGCAGCAAGCGAAAAGGCTCAGAAATTAATTTATGATGTTAATTTTACAGAACCTTGCGCTATTGTAATGGGTAACGAAGAAACGGGAATTTCTAAGGAAGTTTTGCATCATGCAGATGAAAAAATAAAGCTTCCGATTGAAGGAAAAACGCAATCTCTGAATGTTTCTGTCGCTTGTGGAGCGATTTTGTATGAAGCGGTAAGACAGAAAATGACTGTGACTACCAATCTATAA
- a CDS encoding DinB family protein, producing MNYHFQAHRQVRKNLLDILQNTSHEDLLLIPDGFNNNLYWNIAHTVATQQLLHYYLSGNPFRIDKYWIETYKKGTLPNLNVQKSEVEDLEFLLTETSKILMKDYDSDFFSDYTPYTTSFGMDLKSIQDAIIFNNMHESLHYGYVMSQKRAILGEKY from the coding sequence ATGAATTATCATTTTCAAGCTCACAGACAGGTAAGAAAAAACCTTCTGGATATTTTACAAAATACTTCTCATGAAGACCTTTTGTTGATTCCTGATGGTTTTAACAATAATCTTTACTGGAATATTGCGCACACCGTTGCCACTCAGCAGCTTTTACATTATTATCTAAGCGGAAACCCTTTCAGAATTGATAAATACTGGATCGAAACTTACAAAAAGGGAACATTGCCGAACTTAAATGTTCAGAAATCAGAAGTAGAAGATCTTGAATTCTTACTTACTGAAACTTCAAAGATTTTGATGAAAGATTATGACAGTGACTTTTTTTCAGATTATACGCCTTACACGACAAGTTTCGGGATGGATCTGAAGAGCATTCAGGATGCCATTATTTTTAACAACATGCATGAGAGTTTGCATTACGGATATGTAATGTCGCAAAAAAGAGCAATTTTAGGAGAAAAATATTAA